The following coding sequences are from one Streptomyces sp. NBC_01485 window:
- a CDS encoding sensor histidine kinase has translation MASTPAPPQTPPKPTWDPRRPQPALPWLRPTIRIRLTLLYGGMFLIAGILLLSIIYLLAAQAISTGNQPPFKIVSATGEVKVASAGCPAVTNETGLAQFNSVISACIDHQRQVTLDNLLSRSLLALLGLAIIAFAFGYAMAGRVLSPLGRITRTARAVASSDLSRRIELDGPDDELKELADTFDEMLDRLQRAFTAQQRFVGNASHELRTPLAINRTLLEVHLSDPGAPMELQQLGKTLLATNERSEQLVEGLLLLARSDNQIVERKPVDLAEVAEQAVDQMHGEAAAKGVVIRGEQKPAVVQGNGVLLERIALNLVQNAVRYNVPDGGWVEVTTDVQHGQAVLVVSNTGPVVPAYEIDNLFEPFRRLRTERTGSDKGVGLGLSIVRSVARAHGGHIAAQPREGGGLVMRVTLPV, from the coding sequence GTGGCATCGACGCCCGCGCCTCCCCAGACGCCCCCGAAGCCCACCTGGGACCCCAGGAGGCCGCAGCCCGCGCTCCCGTGGCTGCGCCCGACCATCCGCATACGCCTCACGCTGCTGTACGGCGGCATGTTCCTGATCGCCGGCATTCTGTTGCTGTCGATCATCTACCTGCTCGCAGCGCAGGCCATCAGCACGGGCAACCAGCCGCCGTTCAAGATCGTGAGCGCCACCGGCGAGGTCAAGGTCGCCAGCGCCGGCTGCCCCGCGGTCACCAACGAGACGGGCCTGGCCCAGTTCAACTCCGTGATCAGCGCCTGCATCGACCACCAGCGCCAGGTGACCCTGGACAACCTCCTCAGCCGCTCCCTGCTCGCCCTCCTCGGCCTCGCGATCATCGCCTTCGCCTTCGGCTACGCGATGGCCGGCCGTGTGCTGTCGCCGCTGGGCCGGATCACACGCACCGCGCGCGCGGTGGCGAGCTCGGACCTGTCCCGCCGTATCGAGCTGGACGGCCCGGACGACGAGCTGAAGGAGCTCGCCGACACCTTCGACGAGATGCTGGACCGCCTGCAGCGCGCCTTCACCGCCCAGCAGCGCTTCGTCGGCAACGCCTCGCACGAGCTGAGAACACCGCTGGCGATCAACCGCACGCTGCTCGAAGTGCACCTCTCCGACCCGGGCGCGCCGATGGAGCTGCAACAGCTCGGTAAGACGCTGCTGGCCACCAACGAACGCAGCGAGCAGCTCGTCGAGGGCCTGCTGCTGCTCGCCCGCAGCGACAACCAGATCGTCGAGCGCAAGCCGGTCGACCTCGCGGAGGTCGCCGAACAGGCCGTCGACCAGATGCACGGGGAGGCGGCGGCCAAGGGCGTGGTGATCCGCGGCGAGCAGAAACCCGCCGTCGTCCAGGGCAACGGCGTCCTGCTGGAGCGGATCGCCCTCAACCTCGTACAGAACGCCGTACGGTACAACGTGCCGGACGGCGGCTGGGTCGAGGTGACCACCGACGTCCAGCACGGCCAGGCGGTTCTGGTCGTGTCGAACACCGGGCCGGTCGTGCCGGCATACGAGATCGACAACCTGTTCGAGCCCTTCCGCCGGTTGCGTACGGAGCGGACGGGTAGCGACAAGGGTGTCGGGCTCGGCCTGTCCATCGTGCGCTCCGTGGCCCGGGCGCACGGCGGCCATATCGCGGCACAGCCGCGCGAGGGGGGTGGGCTCGTGATGCGGGTCACTCTGCCCGTCTGA
- a CDS encoding thymidine kinase, giving the protein MPELVFFSGTMDCGKSTLALQIEHNRSARGLQGMIFTRDDRAGEGKLSSRLGLVTDAVEVEDGQDLYVSLVDHLSQGGRADYVIADEAQFLAEEQIDQLARVVDDLDIDVYAFGITTDFRSKLFPGSQRLVELADRVEVLQVEALCWCGARATHNARTVGGVMVVEGAQVVVGDVDQADTVGYEVLCRRHHRRRMTSASARAAALSPDVLPVQQA; this is encoded by the coding sequence ATGCCCGAGCTGGTGTTCTTCTCCGGAACCATGGACTGCGGGAAGTCGACGCTGGCTCTCCAGATAGAGCACAACCGCTCCGCGCGCGGGCTGCAGGGCATGATCTTCACGCGCGACGACCGCGCGGGCGAGGGCAAGCTGTCCTCCCGCCTCGGCCTGGTCACCGACGCGGTCGAGGTCGAGGACGGCCAGGATCTGTACGTCTCCCTCGTCGACCACCTCTCGCAGGGCGGCCGCGCGGACTACGTGATCGCGGACGAGGCGCAGTTCCTGGCCGAGGAGCAGATCGACCAGCTCGCGCGCGTGGTGGACGACCTCGACATCGACGTCTACGCCTTCGGCATCACCACCGACTTCCGCTCGAAGCTGTTCCCCGGCTCCCAGCGGCTCGTCGAACTCGCCGACCGTGTGGAGGTCCTCCAGGTCGAGGCCCTGTGCTGGTGCGGCGCCCGCGCCACGCACAACGCCCGCACGGTGGGCGGCGTCATGGTCGTCGAGGGCGCACAGGTCGTCGTCGGCGACGTGGACCAGGCCGACACGGTCGGTTACGAGGTCCTGTGCCGACGCCACCACCGGCGCCGGATGACCTCGGCATCGGCGCGGGCGGCAGCCCTGTCGCCGGACGTGCTGCCGGTGCAGCAGGCCTAG
- the sepH gene encoding septation protein SepH, producing MPELRVVAVSNDGTRLVLKAADSTEYTLPIDERLRAAVRGDRPRLGQIEIEVESHLRPRDIQARIRAGATAEEVAQMAGIPVDRVRRFEGPVLAERAFMAERARKTPVRRPGENAGPQLGEAVQERLLMRGAEKDTVQWDSWRRDDGTWEVLLVYLVAGEPHSASWTYDPPRRLVQAVDDEARSLIGESDDLAAPEPSFPFVPRIARLPRDRPLDRALDRPSLPAQPSEPAEENIGERERDSLTSLLEAVPSFRGDMVVPERPAEPATEEPDEQEPVAEEPPAPAASAGSAYADVLMPRSVGSHRDRLVGATDRQAEADGVRPGRRAAVPSWDEIVFGTRRKKQE from the coding sequence ATGCCCGAACTGCGTGTCGTGGCCGTCTCGAATGACGGCACACGGCTGGTGCTGAAGGCTGCGGACAGCACGGAGTACACGCTTCCGATCGATGAGCGTCTGCGCGCCGCTGTACGCGGCGACCGTCCCCGCCTCGGCCAGATCGAGATCGAGGTGGAGAGCCATCTCCGCCCCCGTGACATCCAGGCGCGTATACGTGCCGGTGCGACCGCGGAAGAAGTCGCGCAGATGGCCGGCATCCCCGTCGACCGTGTGCGCCGCTTCGAGGGTCCCGTGCTGGCCGAACGCGCCTTCATGGCCGAGCGGGCCCGGAAGACTCCGGTCCGTCGGCCCGGTGAGAACGCCGGGCCGCAGCTCGGCGAGGCCGTCCAGGAACGGCTGTTGATGCGCGGCGCCGAGAAGGACACCGTCCAGTGGGACTCGTGGCGTCGCGACGACGGCACCTGGGAAGTCCTGCTGGTCTACCTGGTCGCGGGCGAACCGCACTCGGCGAGCTGGACGTACGACCCGCCCCGGCGGCTCGTCCAGGCCGTCGACGACGAGGCGCGTTCGCTGATCGGCGAGTCCGACGACCTGGCCGCCCCCGAGCCCAGCTTTCCGTTCGTCCCGCGTATCGCCCGGCTGCCGCGCGATCGCCCGCTGGACCGCGCCCTCGACCGGCCGAGTCTGCCGGCCCAGCCGTCGGAACCGGCCGAGGAGAACATCGGCGAGCGCGAACGGGACTCGCTGACCAGCCTGTTGGAGGCGGTGCCGAGTTTCCGGGGCGACATGGTCGTCCCGGAGCGCCCGGCGGAGCCCGCCACGGAGGAGCCCGACGAGCAGGAGCCGGTCGCCGAGGAACCCCCGGCGCCCGCCGCCTCCGCCGGTTCCGCCTACGCGGACGTCCTCATGCCGCGTTCCGTCGGCAGTCACCGCGACCGTCTCGTCGGCGCGACCGACCGGCAGGCCGAAGCGGACGGCGTCCGTCCGGGCCGCCGGGCCGCCGTACCGAGCTGGGACGAGATCGTGTTCGGGACACGGCGGAAGAAGCAGGAGTAA
- a CDS encoding ferrochelatase, whose amino-acid sequence MRDEHDATPYDALLLLSFGGPEGPDDVVPFLENVTRGRGIPKERLKEVGQHYFLFGGVSPINDQNRALLDALRKDFAEHGLDLPIYWGNRNWAPYLTDTLREMAADGRRRILVLATSAYASYSGCRQYRENLADSLAALEAEGLELPRVDKLRHYFNHPGFLAPMIDGVVESLADLPEDVRAGAHIAFTTHSIPTASADSSGPVEDHGDGGAYVRQHLDTARLIADAVRERTGVDRPWQLVYQSRSGAPHIPWLEPDICDHLEERHAAGAPAVVMAPIGFVSDHMEVLYDLDTEAKAKAEELGLPVRRSATVGADPRFAAAIRELVLERAAQESGLEVTPCALGALGASHNLCPVGCCPARAPKPAAAGADTPYAGGAA is encoded by the coding sequence ATGCGAGACGAGCACGATGCCACCCCCTACGACGCCCTGCTCCTGCTCTCCTTCGGCGGCCCGGAAGGCCCGGACGACGTGGTCCCGTTCCTGGAGAACGTGACCCGCGGGCGCGGCATCCCCAAGGAACGCCTCAAGGAAGTCGGGCAGCACTACTTCCTGTTCGGCGGGGTCAGTCCCATCAACGACCAGAACCGCGCCCTGCTGGACGCCCTGCGCAAGGACTTCGCCGAACACGGCCTGGACCTGCCGATCTACTGGGGCAACCGCAACTGGGCCCCGTACCTCACGGACACCCTGCGCGAGATGGCCGCCGACGGCCGCCGCCGCATCCTCGTCCTCGCCACCAGCGCCTACGCCTCGTACTCGGGCTGCCGCCAGTACCGCGAGAACCTCGCCGACTCGCTGGCCGCGCTGGAGGCCGAGGGCCTCGAACTGCCGAGGGTCGACAAGCTGCGGCACTACTTCAACCACCCGGGCTTCCTGGCGCCGATGATCGACGGCGTCGTCGAATCCCTCGCCGACCTCCCCGAGGACGTCCGCGCGGGTGCCCACATCGCCTTCACCACCCACTCGATCCCGACGGCCTCGGCCGACAGCTCCGGACCGGTCGAGGACCACGGCGACGGCGGCGCGTACGTGCGACAGCACCTGGACACCGCGCGGCTCATCGCCGACGCCGTCCGCGAGCGCACCGGCGTGGACCGTCCCTGGCAGCTCGTCTACCAGTCCCGCTCCGGTGCCCCGCACATCCCGTGGCTGGAGCCCGATATCTGCGACCACCTGGAGGAGCGGCACGCGGCCGGCGCCCCCGCGGTCGTGATGGCCCCCATCGGCTTCGTCTCCGACCACATGGAGGTCCTCTACGACCTCGACACGGAGGCGAAGGCCAAGGCGGAGGAGCTCGGCCTGCCGGTACGCCGCTCGGCCACCGTCGGCGCCGACCCGCGCTTCGCCGCCGCGATCCGCGAGCTCGTCCTGGAGCGCGCCGCGCAGGAGAGCGGCCTGGAGGTCACCCCGTGCGCCCTGGGGGCGCTCGGCGCGAGCCACAACCTGTGCCCGGTGGGCTGCTGCCCCGCCCGCGCCCCCAAGCCCGCCGCCGCGGGCGCCGACACCCCCTACGCGGGAGGAGCGGCGTGA
- a CDS encoding D-arabinono-1,4-lactone oxidase, giving the protein MSSTASGKNGTWRNWGGNVTARPAREVMPASVEELAAAVRRAAEDGLTVKAVGTGHSFTSIAATDGVLIRPQLLTGIRNIDRDDMTVTVQAGTPLKRLNMALAREGLSLTNMGDIMEQTVSGATSTGTHGTGRESASIAAQIRGLELVTADGSVLTCSEKENPDVFAAARIGLGALGIVTAITFAVEPVFLLTAREEPMPFDKVLADFDELWAENEHFEFYWFPHTGSTNTKRNNRSAGPARPVSPVTGWIEDEFLSNGVFQAAQWVGRAVPATIPTIARVSSKALSARTYTDIPYKVFTSPRRVRFVEMEYAVPREAVAETLRELKTMVERSGLRISFPVEVRTAPADDITLSTASGRDSAYIAVHMVKGTPYQGYFTTAERIFTAHEGRPHWGKVHTRDAEYFAGVYPRFGEFTELRDRLDPDRRFQNDYLRRVLGA; this is encoded by the coding sequence TTGAGCAGCACAGCGAGCGGGAAGAACGGCACGTGGCGTAACTGGGGCGGCAATGTCACCGCACGCCCCGCGCGGGAGGTCATGCCCGCCTCCGTCGAGGAACTGGCCGCGGCCGTGCGCCGGGCCGCCGAGGACGGGCTGACGGTGAAGGCGGTCGGCACCGGCCACTCCTTCACGTCGATCGCCGCGACCGACGGGGTGTTGATCCGCCCTCAACTCTTGACCGGCATCCGCAACATTGACCGCGACGACATGACCGTCACGGTCCAGGCCGGCACACCGCTCAAGAGACTCAACATGGCCCTCGCGCGCGAGGGGCTGTCGCTCACGAACATGGGCGACATCATGGAGCAGACGGTCTCGGGGGCCACCAGCACCGGCACGCACGGCACCGGCCGCGAGTCCGCTTCGATCGCCGCCCAGATCAGGGGCCTGGAGCTGGTCACGGCGGACGGCTCGGTGCTCACCTGCTCCGAGAAGGAGAACCCCGATGTCTTCGCGGCGGCGCGGATCGGCCTGGGCGCCCTCGGCATCGTCACCGCGATCACCTTCGCCGTGGAGCCGGTCTTCCTGCTCACCGCGCGCGAGGAGCCGATGCCCTTCGACAAGGTCCTCGCCGACTTCGACGAACTGTGGGCCGAGAACGAGCACTTCGAGTTCTACTGGTTCCCGCACACGGGCAGCACCAACACCAAGCGCAACAACCGCAGCGCCGGTCCCGCCAGGCCGGTGAGCCCGGTCACGGGCTGGATCGAGGACGAGTTCCTCTCCAACGGCGTCTTCCAGGCGGCCCAGTGGGTCGGCCGGGCGGTGCCCGCCACGATCCCGACGATCGCCCGGGTCTCCAGCAAGGCCCTGTCCGCGCGCACTTACACGGACATCCCCTACAAGGTCTTCACGTCTCCGCGCCGGGTGCGGTTCGTGGAGATGGAGTACGCCGTCCCGCGCGAGGCCGTGGCCGAGACGCTGCGCGAGCTGAAGACGATGGTCGAGCGCTCGGGCCTGCGGATCAGCTTCCCAGTGGAGGTGCGCACCGCGCCCGCCGACGACATCACCCTGTCCACCGCCTCCGGCCGCGACAGCGCGTACATCGCCGTCCACATGGTCAAGGGCACGCCCTACCAGGGGTACTTCACCACCGCCGAGCGCATCTTCACCGCCCATGAGGGCCGGCCGCACTGGGGCAAGGTGCACACGCGGGACGCGGAGTACTTCGCCGGGGTGTATCCGCGCTTCGGCGAGTTCACGGAGCTGCGGGACCGGCTGGATCCCGACCGCCGGTTCCAGAACGACTACTTGCGGCGGGTCCTGGGGGCGTAG
- a CDS encoding VOC family protein: protein MTEAGGSAGPIGAAHARYAPGTPCWVSLMAHGLTATQEFYRALFGWEFQPGPQQLGPYVRALLDGREVAGIGQLPLDRHLPVAWTPYLASDDVDTTAETVRLCGGTIGVGPLDASEAGRLAIGSDPSGAIFGVWQAASLVGTAVTGVPGTPAWYELVTYETASVRKFYETVFGYEEESVVSADSDHLTLHIDGRPVAGIHGVGGALPRDQGPHWTTYFEVADTDAALTLVAGLGGHVLGPAQDGAHGRVATVTDPEGARFVLVQDPR from the coding sequence ATGACCGAGGCAGGCGGGTCGGCCGGCCCGATCGGCGCAGCACACGCTCGGTACGCGCCAGGCACACCCTGCTGGGTGAGTCTGATGGCGCACGGGTTGACCGCGACGCAGGAGTTCTACCGTGCGCTGTTCGGTTGGGAATTCCAACCCGGTCCGCAGCAGCTCGGCCCCTACGTGCGGGCGCTGCTCGACGGCCGTGAGGTGGCCGGCATCGGCCAACTGCCCCTGGACCGCCACCTCCCCGTGGCCTGGACGCCGTACCTCGCTTCGGACGACGTGGACACGACCGCCGAAACGGTCCGGCTGTGCGGCGGCACGATCGGGGTCGGCCCCCTGGACGCCTCCGAAGCCGGGCGCCTGGCGATCGGCTCGGACCCCTCCGGCGCGATCTTCGGCGTCTGGCAGGCGGCGTCACTCGTCGGCACGGCCGTCACCGGCGTGCCCGGCACCCCCGCCTGGTACGAGCTGGTGACGTACGAGACCGCGAGCGTCCGCAAGTTCTACGAGACGGTCTTCGGGTACGAGGAGGAGTCGGTGGTGTCCGCCGACTCCGACCACCTGACCCTGCACATCGACGGCCGCCCGGTCGCCGGCATCCACGGCGTGGGCGGCGCCCTGCCCCGCGACCAAGGCCCGCACTGGACGACGTACTTCGAGGTGGCCGACACCGACGCGGCGCTCACCCTCGTCGCCGGCCTCGGCGGGCACGTCCTCGGGCCGGCCCAGGACGGCGCGCACGGGCGCGTGGCGACCGTGACCGACCCCGAGGGGGCCCGCTTCGTCCTGGTCCAGGATCCGCGCTGA
- a CDS encoding MFS transporter encodes MPSPYRALFAAPGSKGFSAAGFLGRMPLSMMGIGVVTMVSQLTGRYGLAGALSATIALAAAAFGPQISRLVDRHGQRRVLRPATLVALAAAAGLLLAAHFEWPDWVLFVSAAGVGTVPSLGAMIRARWAALYRGTPQLHTAYSFESVVDEVCFIFGPIISIGLSTVWFPEAGPLLAACFLAVGVFWLTAQRATEPQPHPREQRGGGSALRSPGLQVLVATFVATGAIFGAVDVVTVAFADEQGHKGAASVVLALYAAGSCAAGLVFGLLRLKGSPERRWLLGVFMMGVSMIPLLLVGNLPFLAVALFFAGLAIAPTMITTMSLIEEHVPRAQLTEGMTWISTGLAVGVALGSSIAGWVIDSSGARAGYGVPAVSGAVAVAVGFLGYRRLSRPAPGRGGTVEQHSEREERHVA; translated from the coding sequence GTGCCGAGCCCCTACCGCGCCCTGTTCGCCGCCCCCGGCTCCAAGGGCTTCTCCGCCGCGGGGTTCCTCGGCAGGATGCCGCTGTCCATGATGGGCATCGGCGTGGTCACGATGGTCTCCCAGCTCACCGGGCGCTACGGGCTCGCGGGCGCGCTGTCGGCGACCATCGCGCTGGCGGCCGCGGCCTTCGGGCCGCAGATCTCGCGCCTGGTGGACCGGCACGGGCAGCGCAGGGTGCTGCGCCCGGCGACGCTGGTCGCGCTCGCCGCGGCGGCCGGGCTGCTGCTGGCCGCGCACTTCGAGTGGCCGGACTGGGTGCTGTTCGTGAGCGCCGCCGGTGTCGGTACCGTGCCCAGCCTGGGCGCGATGATCCGGGCCCGCTGGGCGGCCCTGTACCGGGGCACGCCCCAACTGCACACGGCGTACTCGTTCGAGTCCGTGGTGGACGAGGTGTGCTTCATCTTCGGGCCGATCATCTCCATCGGCCTGTCCACCGTCTGGTTCCCGGAGGCGGGACCGCTGCTGGCCGCCTGCTTCCTCGCCGTCGGCGTCTTCTGGCTGACCGCCCAGCGGGCCACCGAGCCGCAGCCGCACCCGCGCGAGCAGCGCGGCGGCGGTTCGGCGCTGCGCTCGCCCGGACTCCAGGTCCTGGTGGCCACGTTCGTGGCGACCGGGGCGATCTTCGGGGCGGTCGACGTGGTCACCGTCGCCTTCGCCGACGAGCAGGGCCACAAGGGCGCCGCCAGTGTCGTCCTGGCGCTCTACGCGGCCGGTTCCTGCGCGGCCGGGCTCGTGTTCGGCCTGCTGCGCCTCAAGGGGTCGCCGGAACGGCGCTGGCTGCTGGGCGTGTTCATGATGGGCGTGAGTATGATCCCCCTCCTACTGGTCGGAAACTTGCCGTTCCTGGCCGTGGCGCTCTTCTTTGCGGGCCTGGCCATCGCTCCGACGATGATCACCACGATGTCCCTCATCGAAGAGCACGTACCACGCGCACAATTGACCGAGGGCATGACCTGGATCAGCACCGGGCTCGCGGTCGGGGTCGCGCTCGGGTCCTCCATCGCCGGCTGGGTCATCGACTCGTCCGGCGCGCGGGCCGGGTACGGGGTTCCGGCGGTGTCCGGAGCCGTCGCGGTCGCGGTCGGTTTCCTGGGGTACCGCCGGCTGAGCAGGCCGGCACCGGGGCGGGGAGGCACCGTTGAGCAGCACAGCGAGCGGGAAGAACGGCACGTGGCGTAA
- a CDS encoding sulfurtransferase, translating into MNAIITASELAGDLAGENPPVVLDVRWQLSVAKAAGEPPFDGRATYGSGHVPGAVYVDLDRELAGAPGGRGRHPLPDLGEFGAVMRRAGVSAGRPVVVYDGGQGWAAARAWWLLRWTGHPDVRVLDGGLPSWQGDLSVDVPARVEGDFEPMPGATGLLDADGAAALARSGVLFDARAGERYRGEVEPIDRVGGHIPGAVSAPTNDNVAPGGGFLPAEDLKARFKALGAPDGTEVGVYCGSGVSGAHEVLALAVAGIPAALYVGSWSEWSSDPARPVAVGPDPQ; encoded by the coding sequence ATGAACGCCATCATCACCGCATCGGAACTGGCGGGCGACCTGGCGGGGGAGAACCCGCCCGTCGTCCTCGACGTCCGCTGGCAGCTCAGCGTGGCGAAGGCGGCCGGCGAGCCGCCCTTCGACGGCCGCGCCACGTACGGCTCCGGGCATGTGCCCGGCGCGGTCTACGTCGACCTGGACCGGGAGCTCGCGGGCGCGCCGGGCGGGCGTGGCCGGCATCCGCTGCCCGATCTCGGGGAGTTCGGCGCGGTGATGCGCCGAGCGGGTGTCTCGGCCGGCCGGCCCGTGGTCGTGTACGACGGCGGGCAGGGCTGGGCGGCGGCACGCGCGTGGTGGCTGCTGCGCTGGACGGGTCACCCGGACGTGCGGGTCCTCGACGGCGGGTTGCCGTCGTGGCAGGGGGACCTCTCGGTCGACGTCCCCGCGCGCGTGGAGGGCGATTTCGAGCCGATGCCGGGCGCCACAGGCCTTCTCGACGCGGACGGGGCCGCGGCGCTCGCCCGCTCCGGAGTGCTGTTCGACGCCCGCGCGGGAGAGCGGTACCGGGGCGAGGTCGAGCCGATCGACCGGGTCGGCGGTCACATTCCGGGTGCCGTGTCCGCGCCCACGAACGACAACGTGGCCCCAGGCGGCGGCTTCCTGCCCGCCGAGGACCTGAAGGCCCGCTTCAAGGCGCTGGGAGCGCCGGACGGCACCGAGGTGGGCGTGTACTGCGGTTCGGGCGTCTCCGGGGCCCACGAGGTGCTGGCTCTGGCCGTCGCCGGGATTCCGGCGGCTCTGTACGTCGGGTCCTGGTCGGAGTGGTCCTCGGATCCGGCCCGTCCGGTCGCCGTGGGCCCCGACCCCCAGTGA
- a CDS encoding DUF3093 domain-containing protein — MQLSATPYDERLTAPRSWWFISFLVGVSCALILLPFGTLPLLGGLAGGTAVAAVMASSYGSLRIRVVGDSLIAGEAKIPVAALGEAEILDAEEARAWRTYKADTRAFLLLRSYIPTALRVEVTDPDDPTPYLYLSTREPERLAQALKAARETTA; from the coding sequence ATGCAGCTCTCCGCCACCCCCTACGACGAACGTCTCACCGCCCCCCGCTCCTGGTGGTTCATCTCGTTCCTGGTGGGCGTCTCGTGCGCCCTGATCCTGCTGCCCTTCGGCACCCTGCCCCTGCTCGGCGGCCTGGCCGGCGGCACGGCGGTCGCGGCGGTCATGGCCAGTTCCTACGGATCCCTCCGCATCCGCGTCGTGGGCGACTCCCTGATCGCGGGCGAGGCGAAGATCCCGGTCGCGGCCCTGGGCGAGGCGGAGATCCTGGACGCGGAGGAGGCGCGCGCCTGGCGCACGTACAAGGCCGACACCCGGGCCTTCCTGCTGCTGCGCTCCTACATCCCCACGGCGCTGCGGGTGGAGGTCACCGACCCCGACGACCCCACGCCCTACCTGTACCTGTCGACGCGGGAGCCGGAGCGCCTCGCACAGGCCCTCAAGGCAGCACGCGAGACGACGGCGTAG
- a CDS encoding DUF4193 domain-containing protein: MATDYDTPRKTDDDVDSDSLEELKARRNDKSASAVDVDEFEAAEGLELPGADLSNEELAVRVLPKQQDEFTCMSCFLVHHRSQLAREKNGQPICRDCD, from the coding sequence ATGGCTACCGATTACGACACCCCACGCAAGACCGACGACGACGTCGATTCCGACAGCCTTGAAGAGCTGAAGGCACGGCGGAACGACAAGTCGGCCTCGGCCGTGGACGTTGACGAGTTCGAGGCCGCAGAAGGCCTTGAGCTGCCCGGCGCAGACCTCTCGAACGAGGAGCTGGCCGTCCGGGTGCTGCCGAAGCAGCAGGACGAGTTCACCTGCATGAGCTGCTTCCTGGTGCACCACCGCAGCCAGCTGGCCCGGGAGAAGAACGGCCAGCCGATCTGCCGCGACTGCGACTGA
- a CDS encoding inositol monophosphatase family protein codes for MTDPLHTELLVLAKAAARRAGELLRDGRPADLAVAATKSSPIDVVTEMDIAAEKLITGLLSEHRPDDGFLGEEGASSEGSSGIRWVIDPLDGTVNYLYGLPTWSVSIAAEQDGETVVGVVEIPMRGETYHAVRGGGARGTGAWEGERVLSCRPAAPLDQALVSTGFNYVTEVRAHQADVVQRLIPLLRDIRRGGSAAVDLCDVAAGRLDGYYERGLHPWDLAAGDLIAREAGALTGGRPGERPARDLTVAATPGVFEPLQRLLDDFGAWHD; via the coding sequence GTGACCGACCCCCTGCACACCGAACTCCTCGTGCTCGCCAAGGCGGCCGCCCGCCGGGCCGGTGAGTTGCTGCGGGACGGCCGCCCGGCCGACCTCGCGGTCGCCGCCACCAAGTCGAGCCCGATCGACGTGGTCACCGAGATGGACATCGCCGCCGAGAAGCTGATCACGGGCCTGCTCTCCGAGCACCGCCCCGACGACGGCTTCCTCGGAGAAGAGGGCGCCTCCAGCGAGGGCAGCAGCGGCATCCGCTGGGTGATCGACCCGCTGGACGGCACGGTCAACTACCTCTACGGGCTGCCCACCTGGTCCGTCTCCATCGCGGCCGAACAGGACGGCGAGACGGTCGTCGGCGTCGTCGAGATCCCGATGCGCGGTGAGACGTACCACGCGGTGCGCGGCGGCGGTGCGCGCGGGACCGGGGCCTGGGAGGGCGAGCGGGTGCTGTCCTGCCGTCCGGCGGCGCCCCTGGATCAAGCCCTGGTCTCCACCGGCTTCAACTACGTCACCGAGGTCCGCGCCCACCAGGCCGACGTCGTGCAGCGGCTCATCCCGCTGCTGCGGGACATCCGGCGCGGCGGCTCGGCCGCGGTCGACCTGTGCGACGTGGCCGCCGGCCGCCTCGACGGCTACTACGAACGCGGCCTTCACCCCTGGGACCTCGCCGCGGGCGACCTGATCGCCCGGGAAGCGGGCGCGCTGACCGGTGGACGGCCCGGAGAGCGCCCCGCACGCGATCTGACGGTCGCGGCCACGCCCGGCGTCTTCGAGCCCCTCCAGCGACTCCTGGACGACTTCGGCGCCTGGCACGACTGA
- a CDS encoding response regulator transcription factor codes for MRVLVVEDEQLLADAVATGLRREAMAVDVVYDGAAALERIGVNDYDVVVLDRDLPLVHGDDVCRKIVELGMPTRVLMLTASGDVSDRVEGLEIGADDYLPKPFAFSELIARVRALGRRTSVPLPPVLERAGIKLDPNRREVFRDGKEVQLAPKEFAVLEVLMRSEGAVVSAEQLLEKAWDENTDPFTNVVRVTVMTLRRKLGEPPVIVTVPGSGYRI; via the coding sequence GTGCGCGTACTCGTCGTCGAGGACGAGCAGCTGCTCGCCGATGCGGTGGCCACCGGACTGCGCCGGGAGGCCATGGCCGTCGACGTCGTGTACGACGGTGCGGCCGCCCTGGAGCGCATCGGCGTCAACGACTACGACGTGGTCGTCCTCGACCGCGACCTCCCCCTCGTGCACGGCGACGACGTCTGCCGCAAGATCGTCGAACTCGGCATGCCCACGCGCGTGCTGATGCTCACGGCGTCCGGCGACGTCAGCGACCGGGTCGAGGGCCTCGAGATCGGCGCCGACGACTACCTCCCCAAGCCCTTCGCCTTCAGCGAGCTGATCGCACGCGTGCGTGCCCTCGGCCGGCGCACCAGCGTGCCGCTGCCGCCCGTCCTGGAGCGGGCCGGCATCAAGCTCGACCCCAACCGCCGCGAGGTCTTCCGCGACGGCAAGGAGGTCCAGCTCGCGCCCAAGGAGTTCGCAGTCCTGGAGGTCCTGATGCGCAGCGAGGGCGCCGTCGTCTCCGCGGAGCAGCTCCTGGAGAAGGCCTGGGACGAGAACACCGACCCGTTCACCAACGTGGTGCGCGTGACGGTCATGACGCTCCGCCGCAAGCTCGGCGAACCTCCGGTGATCGTCACCGTCCCCGGTTCCGGCTACCGGATCTGA